In a single window of the Nilaparvata lugens isolate BPH chromosome 1, ASM1435652v1, whole genome shotgun sequence genome:
- the LOC111063213 gene encoding facilitated trehalose transporter Tret1 isoform X2, producing MSEKSELNGAVENGRNESKIATLPKQIAEGEPLLEETRKEKARLRLKQALAIGGPFIITLGVGMTSGFSAVLLPQLMSNETTIQITQDQSSWIASLAVPPMAVGCILSGYLMEEFGRRLIQMFTSMLFVIAWVIVSVSTSVEVLYVGRIVSGLSAGLLSPLCLVYIAEVSDPVIRGTFLASIPLAISTGVLVSHSLGTFLNWKLSAAICAVFPLVSYIFYYFAPESPLWLANKGYTKKAEETFRYLRGYSKSSSDELHILLNRTTKAKDKSSEINKETVKRILSPTFLKPLITMLVLFFIQQFSGINAVIYYSVDILKSTTSNVNEYLATIIVDILRVIMSVTMCFVMKKYNRRSLALFSTIATGISLLLFSLAFRFLPQNYSWVNFVIISLYICCVYSGLVQIPWILTGEIFPTTMREIGSGGCTCFAFLMFFTVVKTGPVMFSEIGTGNGFLVYAVIALAGSVFIYFFLPETKNMTLQKIGDGYKDDNDNKTVTKV from the exons ATGAGTGAAAAATCGGAGCTGAATGGCGCTGTTGAAAATGGTAGAAATGAgagtaaaattgcaactttacCAAAGCAAATTGCGGAAGGAGAGCCATTACTTGAAGAGACCAGAAAAGAAAAAGCAAGACTTCGTCTAAAGCAA GCATTAGCAATTGGAGGTCCATTCATAATAACACTAGGCGTGGGAATGACTTCAGGATTTTCGGCCGTTCTCCTACCTCAACTCATGAGCAATGAAACAACTATACAAATCACTCAAGACCAATCTTCTTGGATAG CTAGCCTAGCAGTTCCCCCAATGGCGGTCGGCTGTATATTGAGTGGCTACTTGATGGAGGAATTTGGACGCAGACTGATACAAATGTTTACCAGTATGCTATTCGTGATTGCCTGGGTGATTGTGTCGGTGTCAACGAGTGTTGAAGTCCTGTACGTTGGCCGAATAGTGTCCGGCCTAAGTGCAGGCCTGCTCAGTCCCCTTTGCCTAGTTTACATAGCTGAAGTATCAGACCCAGTCATCAGAGGCACATTCCTAGCTTCCATTCCGTTGGCTATATCCACCGGCGTGTTGGTTTCACACAGTCTGGGTACATTCCTCAACTGGAAGCTATCAGCAGCGATTTGCGCTGTTTTCCCTCTGGTCAGCTATATATTCTACTATTTCGCCCCAGAGTCTCCTCTATGGTTAGCCAACAAGGGTTACACGAAAAAGGCCGAAGAAACTTTTAGATACCTGAGAGGATACTCCAAGTCCTCATCTGATGAACTCCATATTCTCCTAAATAGAACCACCAAGGCCAAAGATAAATCTTCTGAAATCAATAAAGAAACAGTGAAACGAATCTTGAGTCCCACATTCTTGAAACCACTGATCACTATGTtggtattatttttcattcaacagttCAGTGGAATCAATGCAGTCATTTATTACTCAGTCGATATATTAAAAAGCACAACATCCAATGTCAACGAGTATCTTGCCACtatcattgttgacattctcAGAGTTATAATGTCCGTCACCATGTGTTTtgtgatgaaaaaatacaaTCGGAGGAGTCTTGCCTTGTTCTCTACAATAGCCACAGGGATATCACTCCTACTCTTTTCACTTGCCTTCAGATTTCTGCCTCAAAATTATTCATGGGTGAATTTTGtcataatttctctctatataTGTTGCGTCTACTCAGGATTAGTTCAGATACCCTGGATTTTGACAGGAGAG atATTCCCTACTACTATGAGAGAGATTGGCAGCGGAGGCTGTACCTGTTTTGCATTCTTGATGTTCTTCACAGTTGTGAAAACCGGTCCAGTAATGTTTTCGGAAATAGGAACCGGTAACGGGTTCCTTGTCTATGCTGTGATAGCCCTAGCAGGCTCGGTGTTCATCTATTTTTTCCTACCGGAAACCAAAAACATGACACTGCAAAAGATAGGAGATGgatacaaagatgataatgACAATAAAACAGTTACAAAAGTTTAA
- the LOC111063213 gene encoding facilitated trehalose transporter Tret1 isoform X1, with product MEGKSCVQIKSYADSIGSQNMSEKSELNGAVENGRNESKIATLPKQIAEGEPLLEETRKEKARLRLKQALAIGGPFIITLGVGMTSGFSAVLLPQLMSNETTIQITQDQSSWIASLAVPPMAVGCILSGYLMEEFGRRLIQMFTSMLFVIAWVIVSVSTSVEVLYVGRIVSGLSAGLLSPLCLVYIAEVSDPVIRGTFLASIPLAISTGVLVSHSLGTFLNWKLSAAICAVFPLVSYIFYYFAPESPLWLANKGYTKKAEETFRYLRGYSKSSSDELHILLNRTTKAKDKSSEINKETVKRILSPTFLKPLITMLVLFFIQQFSGINAVIYYSVDILKSTTSNVNEYLATIIVDILRVIMSVTMCFVMKKYNRRSLALFSTIATGISLLLFSLAFRFLPQNYSWVNFVIISLYICCVYSGLVQIPWILTGEIFPTTMREIGSGGCTCFAFLMFFTVVKTGPVMFSEIGTGNGFLVYAVIALAGSVFIYFFLPETKNMTLQKIGDGYKDDNDNKTVTKV from the exons ATGGAAGGCAAAAGCTGTGTTCAAATAAAGAGCTATGCTGATTCGATAG GTTCACAGAATATGAGTGAAAAATCGGAGCTGAATGGCGCTGTTGAAAATGGTAGAAATGAgagtaaaattgcaactttacCAAAGCAAATTGCGGAAGGAGAGCCATTACTTGAAGAGACCAGAAAAGAAAAAGCAAGACTTCGTCTAAAGCAA GCATTAGCAATTGGAGGTCCATTCATAATAACACTAGGCGTGGGAATGACTTCAGGATTTTCGGCCGTTCTCCTACCTCAACTCATGAGCAATGAAACAACTATACAAATCACTCAAGACCAATCTTCTTGGATAG CTAGCCTAGCAGTTCCCCCAATGGCGGTCGGCTGTATATTGAGTGGCTACTTGATGGAGGAATTTGGACGCAGACTGATACAAATGTTTACCAGTATGCTATTCGTGATTGCCTGGGTGATTGTGTCGGTGTCAACGAGTGTTGAAGTCCTGTACGTTGGCCGAATAGTGTCCGGCCTAAGTGCAGGCCTGCTCAGTCCCCTTTGCCTAGTTTACATAGCTGAAGTATCAGACCCAGTCATCAGAGGCACATTCCTAGCTTCCATTCCGTTGGCTATATCCACCGGCGTGTTGGTTTCACACAGTCTGGGTACATTCCTCAACTGGAAGCTATCAGCAGCGATTTGCGCTGTTTTCCCTCTGGTCAGCTATATATTCTACTATTTCGCCCCAGAGTCTCCTCTATGGTTAGCCAACAAGGGTTACACGAAAAAGGCCGAAGAAACTTTTAGATACCTGAGAGGATACTCCAAGTCCTCATCTGATGAACTCCATATTCTCCTAAATAGAACCACCAAGGCCAAAGATAAATCTTCTGAAATCAATAAAGAAACAGTGAAACGAATCTTGAGTCCCACATTCTTGAAACCACTGATCACTATGTtggtattatttttcattcaacagttCAGTGGAATCAATGCAGTCATTTATTACTCAGTCGATATATTAAAAAGCACAACATCCAATGTCAACGAGTATCTTGCCACtatcattgttgacattctcAGAGTTATAATGTCCGTCACCATGTGTTTtgtgatgaaaaaatacaaTCGGAGGAGTCTTGCCTTGTTCTCTACAATAGCCACAGGGATATCACTCCTACTCTTTTCACTTGCCTTCAGATTTCTGCCTCAAAATTATTCATGGGTGAATTTTGtcataatttctctctatataTGTTGCGTCTACTCAGGATTAGTTCAGATACCCTGGATTTTGACAGGAGAG atATTCCCTACTACTATGAGAGAGATTGGCAGCGGAGGCTGTACCTGTTTTGCATTCTTGATGTTCTTCACAGTTGTGAAAACCGGTCCAGTAATGTTTTCGGAAATAGGAACCGGTAACGGGTTCCTTGTCTATGCTGTGATAGCCCTAGCAGGCTCGGTGTTCATCTATTTTTTCCTACCGGAAACCAAAAACATGACACTGCAAAAGATAGGAGATGgatacaaagatgataatgACAATAAAACAGTTACAAAAGTTTAA